The sequence TCGGCGTCCGACACCGAACCCAGCATGCGGTAGGCGACACGCATGAGCTTGGGGCGCAGCGGGCCGAAGTCCGCTGCCGCATCGTCGGCCGCTGAGCTCGTCATCAGGCCGCGGCCACCCGGGCGGCCTTCACGGCAGCCGGGTCGGCATACAGGCCGAAACCGACGGCGATGCGGTTCCAGGCGTTGATGATGTTGATCGTCAGGGTGAGCTTGATCTGCTCCTCCTCCGTGAAATGCTCCTTCAGCTCTTCATAGGCGCCTGCGCGGCCGGTGTCTTCCGAAAGCCGAGTAAGCGCCTCGGTCCAGCCAAGCGCGGCGCGTTCGCGGTCGCTGTAGCAGGGGGCCTCGCGCCAGGCCGGCAAAAGGTAGATGCGCTGCTCGGTTTCCCCATTCTCGCGCGCCTCGGTGGCGTGGAGATTGATGCAGTTGGCGCAGCCATTGATCTGCGATGCACGCAGTTTCACCAGTTCGGTGAGGCTGTGCTCGAGGCTGGCGGCGGCGGAGAGCTCGATCGAGGAGCGCTGCCAGTTCTTCATCAGCGAAGGGGCGGCGGCGAAGAGGTCGATTTTTGCGGTCATGGTTGGCTTCCTTCTGTTGGTGCCGATCCCATGACGAGCGAGCGCTTGCTGGTGTGACATCCACGCCAGGATTTTTGTCCGCCATGCGCCGTTCCCGTCAGCTGCTCCAACTTGCGCGGCACCTAATATAAGAGCAGAATTAAAGGCGTTTGAGGGAGAACGGCTCATAAGCAAATCGGGAGGAAACCATGAACACCATGAGCCTCACCACGCTTGATCGCGGCAAGACGACAGTCGACGCCGAGGCAATAGAAGCGCTTTCGGCACAATTGCGCGGCACACTGCTGCAGCAGGGGGACGCTGCCTACAACGAAGCCCGCACCGTGTGGAATGCCACGGTCGACCGGCGGCCCGGGCTGATCGTGTGTTGCGTCGGCGCCTCCGACGTCATCCGTGCCGTGAATTTCGCCAGGGAAAACAGGCTTCTCGTCTCCGTGCGCGGCGGCGGCCACAACATTGCCGGCAGCGCTGTCTGCGATGGCGGTCTGATGATCGATTTGTCGCCGATGAAGTCGGTGCGGGTCGATCCCGCCGCACGGCGGGCATGGGTCGGACCCGGCGCCACGCTCGCCGATGTCGACCGCGAAACGCAGGCCTTTGGGCTGGCGGTGCCGACCGGCATCAATTCGACCACCGGCATATCAGGCCTGACTCTGGGCGGTGGCTTTGGCTGGATCACCCGCAAATTCGGCCTGACCATCGACAATCTTGTCTCCGCCGATGTGGTCACCGCCGACGGCAAGTTGCTGCGCGCCAGCCAGACGGAAAATCCGGACCTGTTCTGGGCGCTGCGTGGCGGCGGCGGCAATTTCGGCATTGTCACGGCATTCGAGTTTCAGCTCCACCAGATGGGTCCGCAAGTTCTGTCGGGGCTTGTCGTCCATCCTTTCGCCGATGCCGAGAAGGTGCTGGAGGAGTATCGCAAGGCGCTCGAAACGGCGCCCGACGAACTGACCTGCTGGGTGGTGATGCGGCAAGCGCCGCCGCTGCCCTTCCTGCCGGCCGAGTGGCATGGCAAGGATGTTCTGGTGCTGGCCATGTGCTATTGCGGCGATCTCCAGGCAGGTGAAAAGGCGACCAAGAAGCTTCGCGCCATCGGCTCGCCGATTGCCGATGTCGTCGGCCCCAACCCGTTCACCGGCTGGCAGCAGGCATTCGACCCATTGCTCACCCCCGGCGCCCGCAACTACTGGAAGAGCCATGACTTCACCCAGCTTCCCGACAGGGCAGTTGAGATCGTCACCGAAGCGATACGTGAGCTTCCTGGCCCGGAATGTGAGATATTCATCGGCCATGTCGGCGGTGCGGCGGGCCGTGTGGCGCAGAACGCAACGGCGTTTCCGCAACGCAGCTCGCACTTCGTCATGAATGTCCATGCCCGCTGGCGCGAACCGGCAATGGATAGGGCCTGCATCGGTTGGGCGCGCAACCTCTATGAGGCGGCCAAACCCTATGCTGCCGGCACAGCCTATGTGAACTTCATGCCTGAGGATGAGGTCGACCGGGTCGAAGCGGCCTATGGCGGCAATTACCAGCGGCTTCTGGAGATCAAGCAGCGCTATGACCCGCTGAACCTGTTCCGCATGAACCAGAATCTGCGGCCGAAACAAAGCCAGCGCGCCGCCTGACGAGCCGCGCGTGGCAGTGACAGAAAGCCCGCGCCTCCGCCAGAGGCGCGGGCTTTCGCATGGCCATATGTCATGGCTCTTCCGCCGCTCAGTTCAAATGGGCCGCCACCGCGTTAGGCGCTGGTCCTCACGAATTTGACTGCGTCTCACGCGCGGGCAGTGCCGCCGCCAGCCGATCCGTCCACTCCTCGATGCCGGACCTTGTCGCCAGCAGATCCTGCCGGATCTCGACGAGGACGGCGGGGATGCCGCGATCGTCGCCATGGACAGGCACGGCGTAGTCGGCGTCACGGCTGATCACATAGGGCACGTTGGCCGCGACGTTGAGCGTCGCGTCGGCGCGCAGGCCCGACAGGATCGCTTCGGCGAGATCGGCCGCATGGCCATGCAGCACGCCCGCATGCCATGGCCTGGCGACACCCAGGAACACCGGCGTGAAGGAGTGGATCGTCACGATCCGCGTCGGGCGGCCTTTGGCCATGCGGCGATCGAGATGCGCGGCGACCCGGTCATGGAACGGCGAAAACATGATTTTGGCGCGCCGGTCCCGTTCCGCTGTGTCGATGCCGACATTGCCGGGAATGTCGGTGTCTTCCGACAGCGCCGGGATGCTTCCGGAGGTGCCGAGTGGCCGGTTGAGGTCGATCAGCAGCCGCGAATAGCCGCTGAGGAAGGCTGCCGCATCGAGCCGTGCCGACAACAGCCGCGTCACCTCCGCGGCGCCGATATCCCAGGCGATGTGGCGCTGCAGATGGCTGGCATCGAGGCCGAGCTGCCGATACTCGACCGGTATGTGGTTGGAGGCATGCTCGCACAACAGGACGATATCCGAGAGGCCGTCCTCGTTAAGAACCTCGACGGCGTCGGGCCAATCTTTTGAGGGAGCAGGTCTTTTTCAGTCTGCGCAGTCATCAATAAAGCGTCCGGTATAGATCGCAGATGGCGGCCGGATCGAGGCCTGCCAGACGCTCGGCCTCATGCTGCTTCAGGCCGACGAAGGTCTCGATGAAGACAGGCGCGAACCATCCGGTGACGGTCTTGTCGGCAAGCAGCGTGTCCAGCGCCGCCGGCAAGGTTTCCGGCAGCCGCACCAGGCCGAGTTCTGCCCGTTCCGCATCGCTCATCAGCGTCGGGTCGCCGGTGACCAGCGGCGGCGATGGCAGATCCGCCTTTAGCCCTTCCAGCCCGGCGCGGATGATCGCCGCCAGCGACAGATAGGGATTGCCGGTGGCATCAGCCGCCCGGTATTCGACATTGTACTGCCGTGCCGGATCGCGTCCGCCGATCGTCACCGTCGGACAGATGCGCAAGGACGCCTCGCGGTCGCGGTCGGCGAGCCAGGTATAGGACGAACTCCAGCTGTGCGGCTTCAGCCGATAGAAGGACGACACGCTCGACGCCGTCATGGCGGTAATCCCAGGCAGATGGCGCAGCACGCCAGCACAGAAGGCCCCGGCCTTGGCGGACAGGCCGCCGGGTTGCGCCGCATCGTATGTCACCGGGTTGCCGGCCTCGTCGACGAAGCTGAAATGGATGTGCACGCCATTGCCGACGGCATTGGGCGCGGTCTTGGGCGCGAAGCTCGCCCGCCAGCCGGCATTGCGCGCCACTTCGCGCGTGATTTCGCGGATGGCGACGGCGCGGTCGGCGGCCGTCAGCGCATCGGCCGGCTCATGCGTCACCTCGAACTGCTCGTCGCCGAATTCGGCGATGACCACTTCGGGTCCGACGCCCGCCTCCTCCAGTGCCGCCATCAGATTCGGGGCGAACGGATCGGTGCGGCGCAGCGCGGCGAAGGACATCGAATGCGCCGGCGCGAAACCGCCGTCAGCAATGTGGAATTCATGCTCGAAGGCGGCGATGACGGAGAGCCCGGTTGCCGCCTTCAGCTCCGCCAGCGCATCCCTGAGCATGGTCCGCGTGCAGCCGAGCCATGGGCTGCCGTCGAGCTCGACAATGTCGCCCGCCACCATGTCGAAGGGCGTCGCCGATCCGGTCCGCTCGGTGCGGAAGCGCGCCTTGAGATCGGGGATCAGCCGCAGATCGCCAGACGAACCCCAGGGATTGGGAACGACGATGGAATTGAAGGGCGTCATCGACAGATTGGCCTGCAGCCAGCCGACACCGGTCGTGGCGGTTTTCTGCAGTCTACTTTCGACAACGAAGCGGCCCCGCGTGATGGCGCAGAGATCCGTGGTGACGACGGCAACGAGGGGCTCGACGGTCGATGTCATGCAGTTTTCCCCAGAGCGTTGAAACGGTCGACGACAGTGTCGGTGTCGGCGACCCAGCAATAGCCGCCGAAGGCCTTCAGCGCGATGTCATGGCGCTCCTGGGTGATGGTGGCGCAGGCGTCCGACACGCAGGTGACGAGATAGCCACGATCGGCGCCGTCGCGCACCGTCATGTCGACGCATTGGTCGGTGAGCACGCCGACCACGACGAGGTAGCGGATGCCGAGATTCTTCAGGAGATAGTCGACATTGGTCGAGTTGAAGATACCGGACGAGGTCTTTGGCAGCATGATCTCGTCGCCGACAGGCGCCAGCGATGCCACCGGCAGGCCCTCGGGGAGGCTCGGCGCGACATGGATCGGTGTCAGCTTGTGGTCGAGCGAGCGGTCGCGGCCATCTTCGGTCAGGCTCTGGATGATGGTGTGCAGCACCTCGACGCCATTGGCCCGCGCCGCCGCCAGCAGGCGCTCCTGGTTGGGGATCGTCTGCGAGGATGTCTGCCGGTAGAAATAATGGTCGGGGCCGCGCTCCGGATGCGAGGGATCGGCGCCCGGCTCCAGCCAGATGCGCTGCATGTCGACGAGCAGCAGCGCCGTCTCGCCGGCACGAAAGGCTTCGTCTCGCTTGGGTAGGGCCTGTTTGGATAAGGCTTGGGTCATGCCTGGTCGTCCTGCTTTGCTGATTTGGGTCCGGCTGTCTTGCGCGGTTCGGATGTCTGGCGCTTGCCGTTCTCTTGCGGGTCGCTGTCGAGCGTCACCGCATTGGCGTGCCGCACTTTCTCGATCCTCTCGATGCGCGCCCGGGCGTCGTCGCCCAGCGTCGAAACGATGTGGGCGGTAAGCGCTTCCATCTGCGCGATCGCCGGCGCCAGCGTGTCGTAGGGCGAGGCGACTTCGAGCGGGCTGACGATGGTGACTTCTGCGAGATCTGATATCGGCGACAGCCATTGGTCGGTGAAAAGCAGGATGCGCACATCGAGTGCCGCCGCCTGGCTTGCATAGGCCATCACGTCGAGCTGGTAGCGGCGATAGTCGAAGACGACGAGCACATCGCGGCGGCCGAGATCGGCCAGCGTGTCGAATGCCTGGGGAGAAAGCACGCCGAGATCGCGAACGCCGGTCCGGAACTGCCCGAGATATCCCGCCAGCATGCCGGCGATGTGGCGGCTGAAGCGGCCGCCGACCAGCACGATCTCGCCCTTGGCCTCCATCAAAAGGCGGGCGGCCCGCTCGTAGGTCTGCACCGGCGTCGCGACCGTGGCCTTTTGCAGGGCCGCGGTGACGGAATCGAGATAGGCGAGCACCGCGCTGTCGCTGGAGCCGCTTTGCCGCTTCGCCTCCATCATCAACAAAGGCGAATGCAGCCTGGCCTCGACCTCGGCCAGCAGCTTGGACTGGAAATCCGGAAAGCCTTCATAGCCGAGCTTGACGACCAGCCGGACCACGGTCGGATCGCTGACGCCGGCGCGCCGGGCGAGCGAAGAGGCGGTGCCCAGGCCGGAGGTCGGATAGTCCGTCAAAAGCAGCCGGACGATCTTCTCTTCCGACGGCGTCAGCGCCAGATCCCCGCGCATCAGAACATCGCGTATCGCCATTGGCCTCCCCGAAATCCATGGTCTCTTGTTTTGTGGAGTTTGTTACAGAAATCATAGTTTTTGTCAACTATGAAGAGATACTTACATTGCCCGATCGCTGGCTCGGAAGCAGCCTGCCGGCGCCCCCGGCATGGCGTTGATCGGCAACAGCGCCATCAAGGACTTTCGGCGCTGCGCTATTTCAGGAATCAGGTGAAGTCGACCGGCCTTTGCCAGGAGTTCGGCATTCCGGCCGACCCGTGCGACCTGCTGCTCAGTGCCGATCCCTCGAAAAAACGCTCGACCGACCCTACCGCACATCATGGCGGAAGTCCGCCCGACCCGCCAGCACACAGGATGCAATCGCCGAACGCCGGCCGATATTCAGCTTCGCGAAGATCCGCCTGATATGCTCGCGTACGGTGTAGCCGCTGATGCCGAGCTGCCGCGCGATCTCTTTGTCCAGCTTGCCGTCAGCGATCAGTAAGGCGATCTGGAGTTCGCGCCGGGTCAGTATTTCGGCGGCCGAAGGCGGAAGATCGGTGGCAACGTCCGGCATGTAGACGGCGTCATAGATCAGGTAGTGCGTGCCGGCGCACACGAGGCGTCCCACCGGCTGGCGCTGATCAGTATGACCGTCTGGATCCCCGCGATCGTCGTCCGCGTAACGGATGGCAACCAGCGAATGGCCGTTCACGACAAAGTTCGATGTATCCGTTTCCGGATCGCACTTTTTCCGTGACGCAGCAATCTCGTCAGCGAAGTCGGAAAGTCTCTGCAAGTTCTCGGCACGTGCAACCATGGCCGAACGCCCCAGTTGGCAGGAAACTCAGTACAATCACAAGCCCTGGCGCCCTAACAAAACTGCCGCGCCGCCGAACCCCGGCGCAACCAGTATGAAAGCTGCATAGATGGTTGCGACTATAACACCTTCCGAAACATTAGCATTCCAAAAATCATCGTCGGGTCGCCAATTTTCACCTTTCAGCGCCTGAATCCGGCGCGAATCGAGCGCAAGAGATCGGGGGTAAGCCTGACGCCTCGGTTGAACAGGCCGGCCGGGGCGAGCGGCACCCCAGGCCGGCACCCCCAGGCACCACCCGAATGTGGACGCGGACCGGCGGTGTGAACCGCGATCACCACCGGTGGGCCGGCCTGCTGGCGATGGATCCAGACTGGAGCGCCGCTATGTCCCGGACAGGTATCAACGCTGTAGAAAAGCTGCCGTTCCGTGATCCGGTCCAGGCGCTCGGAATGCTCCCATTGCGTGCCGTCCGGCTTGTCGGCCGGATAGCCCGAAATGTGAAGGAGCCGGGAGCTGCGAAGCCTCTCGAGATCCTGGCGGTTCGGCGACCAGAGTTGGAAGTGTCCGGGCGATGGCGAAAAGGGCCGCTCAAGCTCGATCAGCCCGACATCGTGCAGGCCAGACGGGCGGCGGCGGTATGGCGGGTTGACGTGCCATTGCTTGGCCCACTGCCAGCCGAACGGCCGCGCGTCACGCGAGGCTCGACCCGGCGTGACACGGATGCGCACGGCGAGATTGGGCAGGCCGAGCCGTTGCCGGATCGGACTGGTGATGCAATGCGCCGCGGTCAACAGCCGCGTCGGCGAAATCAGGAAGGCAGTACAGCCGGTCATCCTGCCATCGCCGAAATCGCGCTCGATGTGGCAGACCGCGCTGTGTGGAAAGCGGTTGGTGTGCGTGACCCTGGCGCGCCCGTCAGTCGGCCCAACCACCGCATAGTCCGCTTCGTCGGCTAGCCGGTCGAGTTCGAAGGGGGTGGGCGAAAAAAGCATCATGTGTCTTGCTCGCGTTCGGCCTCCGGCGTCGCGCCATCCACGGGCATGGCCCCCGGTTGCACCGCATCATCCATCCCACCTTCATGCGCGGACTCTTGCGACGCCTCAGCCTGATCCGCGTCAGCACTTGCAGTCAGGCCGAGCAAGCCTCGCAGTCGCTCCATCAAAAGATGAGCCTCGTCGCCGCGGCCTTCGAGATAGGCCGCCGCGAGATCCATGAATTCCTCGTCGGAGTTGAAGGGTATTTCAGCCGGGCGCGGCGAGGCGGCGCGCAGTGCTTTGACCTCCTGAAGAACGATGGCGTCGAGGTCGGCCCATACCGACCTTGCATGAGGTGCGACTTGCCCGTGCATGGGAATCTCCCTTCGTTCAATTGTTGCGCATCAGCGCCATTTCATCGAATGTCGTGCTGTTGGGGTCGTAGAGCAGCGGGCGCTCCCGGTCCTGCAGCCAGCCTTCGTAGTTCCTGGCCCGCCTTGGATGCATGGCCTGGCGGGTGAGCCGGGCTGCCTGGACCAGGATCTGGCCCGGCTGCAGATTGCGGATCGCGGTGTTTACTCTGGGGTCGGCGCGGCTCGGCTGCCGATAGTGCTCGATAATTCTCTGCGCGATCGAATTGTTGCCCTTGGTCATGCCGATGCTGAGCGGGCGGTCGCGGTCGATGCCGGCGCGGGTGATGCGATAGACCTGCGGCCCTGGCGCCAGGAACGGCCGCAACAAAGCATCGACGCGTCCGCCCCGGCTGGCGGCGGTGCGCGCCGCGTCGATCGCAGCCAGCGAGACCGGCGGCGTCCAGCCGCGCCAGCCCGGCAGTTGTGACCCGCGCGCCCGCACCGACGTCTGGCCGCGCGCCGGCCGCGGGCTCGCCCGCGCCGTATGGCTGTCTCATCAAACGAAGAGGCATCCCCGCAACTGCCGCAGCCACAGCTCGGAAAATGCCGGCGCCTGACCTCGACAGCGCGAAAGCCCTGTTGTCGGCGACAGCGCGAGCAGCCGCATGGCGAGCGGTGAGCGACCGTTTGCGCGGCCTCGTTGACCAGCGCGTCGAGTTGTTCGTCGAGATATGACATGCCGATCCCTTTCTCGTAACTCGTTTCTCCGCCCGGGCTCGGATCTAGCCGGATCCGGCCACCATGCTTGGGTCCGCTGCCGTCGCCCGCCGGCGCAGCCTTGCCACGGTTCGTTCCCTTTGCTCGACGGTCGGCAAGGGAAAGGACGGCCGTGCCGGTCGGGGTGGGCGAATGTCCAGGTAGCGCGCGATATTGGCGTCCGGGCTGAGCTCCAACTGGAGAATCGAGGCCGGCGCTGAAAGTAGCGAGACAACGCCTGGGCCATGACCCGCGACGGTGCTGTCACTGTGCACGATGACGCCCACCGACACATGCCCGCCCAGCCGTGACCGGCCATAGCGGTTGTCGGCGTCCATGATCCCGACAATGTCGCCGAAACGCAGCGAGCCGAGCTTGTAGCGCCGCACCATGCCAGGATCCGACATCTGGATATCGTAGTCGCCGCGCAGCACATTGTTGCGGCCGAGGCCCGAGCCCATGACGCGGGCGGGGATGCGGTGTGTCACCTTGACGTGGATCCGGCCGTTGCGCTCGACTGGCCGCCAGCGGGCGAGCAGCCGCGGCGAGCAGTTCCAGATCGCGACGTCGGGATAATCGGTCAGGCGCAGGCCAAGCCCATAGGCCCAGACCTGGATGCGGTCACCGATCGCCATCTGCCGCATCGCCGGCAGCGGAAAGTCGATCAGCACGGTGTCGACGCCGCCATGCTTGCCGGTCACCACGCCGCGTGCGCCGGCGGCGCGGCCTGTGGTCACGATCGCGTGGTTGCCGACGCAGGAATAGCTCTGCAGCGCCTGGTTGGCGGCGTCCGGGCTGCCGCCGGCGGCGCGCGCCTCGTTGCGGATCGACACCGCCGGTTCGACATGGTCGCCGGCCAGCCCGACGCAGGGGTCGCCGACACGATGGTTGAGCACGATGCCGCCGGTGCCCGGCAGCGAGCGCGGCCTGCCGTCATAACCGATCCGCCACGGCGTGCCCCTCTCGGTCGGCGAGGCGACCTGTCCGGCGACGCTGATCATCACCAGGTCGCGCGCATTGGTGCGCAGGCCGTGGACCGGGTGGATGCGAGGCGGTTTCATGCCGCAGCCTCCTTCGGCACCAGCTCGTACCAGAGCGCACAGGCATTGCGCCAAGGATCGTCCGGCGTCCCGTCATCATGGTCGGCCGGATCTTCCAGCGCCCAGTCGGTCTCGCTCCAGCCGTCGGGCAGCGCCAGGATGACCGGCGCGACCACCTGCACGATCGCGGCATTGCGGCCGCTCGCGGCGATTGGAGCAGCAGCGGGCCAGAGCGCCGGGCCGGACCATCCGGGGGTTGCTCCAGGATGGCGTTTGGTGGGAAATGCCAGCCGTTCGAGATAGTCGCACAATGGCGGCCTGGCGCCGTCATTGCCGGCGATGGTGAGAACATAGGTGCTGTCGGGCTGAAGCGCGGCGGAGAGCGCGACCACGTCGCGCGCGCACTCGTCGAGCGGAGCGGCGGTGCCGGCGACATCGCCAAAACGTGTTTCGAGCGCGGCGCAGCACCCTTCAAAGCGCGGCAACAGGGCTGTTTCCTCACGCTCGGGCAGCGCGCTTTCATACTGGGCGTCACCGATCCAGTGCACCCGGGATGACAGGCGGCCGTTCTGCCACGCCCGGCGCCATGGTTCGAGCTCC is a genomic window of Mesorhizobium huakuii containing:
- a CDS encoding glutamine synthetase translates to MTSTVEPLVAVVTTDLCAITRGRFVVESRLQKTATTGVGWLQANLSMTPFNSIVVPNPWGSSGDLRLIPDLKARFRTERTGSATPFDMVAGDIVELDGSPWLGCTRTMLRDALAELKAATGLSVIAAFEHEFHIADGGFAPAHSMSFAALRRTDPFAPNLMAALEEAGVGPEVVIAEFGDEQFEVTHEPADALTAADRAVAIREITREVARNAGWRASFAPKTAPNAVGNGVHIHFSFVDEAGNPVTYDAAQPGGLSAKAGAFCAGVLRHLPGITAMTASSVSSFYRLKPHSWSSSYTWLADRDREASLRICPTVTIGGRDPARQYNVEYRAADATGNPYLSLAAIIRAGLEGLKADLPSPPLVTGDPTLMSDAERAELGLVRLPETLPAALDTLLADKTVTGWFAPVFIETFVGLKQHEAERLAGLDPAAICDLYRTLY
- a CDS encoding N-formylglutamate amidohydrolase, whose protein sequence is MCEHASNHIPVEYRQLGLDASHLQRHIAWDIGAAEVTRLLSARLDAAAFLSGYSRLLIDLNRPLGTSGSIPALSEDTDIPGNVGIDTAERDRRAKIMFSPFHDRVAAHLDRRMAKGRPTRIVTIHSFTPVFLGVARPWHAGVLHGHAADLAEAILSGLRADATLNVAANVPYVISRDADYAVPVHGDDRGIPAVLVEIRQDLLATRSGIEEWTDRLAAALPARETQSNS
- a CDS encoding helix-turn-helix domain-containing protein; this translates as MVARAENLQRLSDFADEIAASRKKCDPETDTSNFVVNGHSLVAIRYADDDRGDPDGHTDQRQPVGRLVCAGTHYLIYDAVYMPDVATDLPPSAAEILTRRELQIALLIADGKLDKEIARQLGISGYTVREHIRRIFAKLNIGRRSAIASCVLAGRADFRHDVR
- a CDS encoding MurR/RpiR family transcriptional regulator: MAIRDVLMRGDLALTPSEEKIVRLLLTDYPTSGLGTASSLARRAGVSDPTVVRLVVKLGYEGFPDFQSKLLAEVEARLHSPLLMMEAKRQSGSSDSAVLAYLDSVTAALQKATVATPVQTYERAARLLMEAKGEIVLVGGRFSRHIAGMLAGYLGQFRTGVRDLGVLSPQAFDTLADLGRRDVLVVFDYRRYQLDVMAYASQAAALDVRILLFTDQWLSPISDLAEVTIVSPLEVASPYDTLAPAIAQMEALTAHIVSTLGDDARARIERIEKVRHANAVTLDSDPQENGKRQTSEPRKTAGPKSAKQDDQA
- a CDS encoding carboxymuconolactone decarboxylase family protein, coding for MTAKIDLFAAAPSLMKNWQRSSIELSAAASLEHSLTELVKLRASQINGCANCINLHATEARENGETEQRIYLLPAWREAPCYSDRERAALGWTEALTRLSEDTGRAGAYEELKEHFTEEEQIKLTLTINIINAWNRIAVGFGLYADPAAVKAARVAAA
- a CDS encoding FAD-binding oxidoreductase; its protein translation is MNTMSLTTLDRGKTTVDAEAIEALSAQLRGTLLQQGDAAYNEARTVWNATVDRRPGLIVCCVGASDVIRAVNFARENRLLVSVRGGGHNIAGSAVCDGGLMIDLSPMKSVRVDPAARRAWVGPGATLADVDRETQAFGLAVPTGINSTTGISGLTLGGGFGWITRKFGLTIDNLVSADVVTADGKLLRASQTENPDLFWALRGGGGNFGIVTAFEFQLHQMGPQVLSGLVVHPFADAEKVLEEYRKALETAPDELTCWVVMRQAPPLPFLPAEWHGKDVLVLAMCYCGDLQAGEKATKKLRAIGSPIADVVGPNPFTGWQQAFDPLLTPGARNYWKSHDFTQLPDRAVEIVTEAIRELPGPECEIFIGHVGGAAGRVAQNATAFPQRSSHFVMNVHARWREPAMDRACIGWARNLYEAAKPYAAGTAYVNFMPEDEVDRVEAAYGGNYQRLLEIKQRYDPLNLFRMNQNLRPKQSQRAA
- a CDS encoding DUF4438 domain-containing protein; this encodes MKPPRIHPVHGLRTNARDLVMISVAGQVASPTERGTPWRIGYDGRPRSLPGTGGIVLNHRVGDPCVGLAGDHVEPAVSIRNEARAAGGSPDAANQALQSYSCVGNHAIVTTGRAAGARGVVTGKHGGVDTVLIDFPLPAMRQMAIGDRIQVWAYGLGLRLTDYPDVAIWNCSPRLLARWRPVERNGRIHVKVTHRIPARVMGSGLGRNNVLRGDYDIQMSDPGMVRRYKLGSLRFGDIVGIMDADNRYGRSRLGGHVSVGVIVHSDSTVAGHGPGVVSLLSAPASILQLELSPDANIARYLDIRPPRPARPSFPLPTVEQRERTVARLRRRATAADPSMVAGSG
- a CDS encoding cysteine hydrolase family protein — encoded protein: MTQALSKQALPKRDEAFRAGETALLLVDMQRIWLEPGADPSHPERGPDHYFYRQTSSQTIPNQERLLAAARANGVEVLHTIIQSLTEDGRDRSLDHKLTPIHVAPSLPEGLPVASLAPVGDEIMLPKTSSGIFNSTNVDYLLKNLGIRYLVVVGVLTDQCVDMTVRDGADRGYLVTCVSDACATITQERHDIALKAFGGYCWVADTDTVVDRFNALGKTA
- a CDS encoding trypsin-like serine peptidase, with amino-acid sequence MMLFSPTPFELDRLADEADYAVVGPTDGRARVTHTNRFPHSAVCHIERDFGDGRMTGCTAFLISPTRLLTAAHCITSPIRQRLGLPNLAVRIRVTPGRASRDARPFGWQWAKQWHVNPPYRRRPSGLHDVGLIELERPFSPSPGHFQLWSPNRQDLERLRSSRLLHISGYPADKPDGTQWEHSERLDRITERQLFYSVDTCPGHSGAPVWIHRQQAGPPVVIAVHTAGPRPHSGGAWGCRPGVPLAPAGLFNRGVRLTPDLLRSIRAGFRR